One Aegilops tauschii subsp. strangulata cultivar AL8/78 chromosome 7, Aet v6.0, whole genome shotgun sequence genomic window carries:
- the LOC109740034 gene encoding uncharacterized protein: protein MEGAAEEEGRARCATEEPRRDWAAAGRSHDGGAVAGRNRCRERNGSGGDGEEELPQGSARAQRGRSCRRGVPVRSGGGAAGRGMAAAATVKRSCRGIHAGGASPPSIPFLRVHSTATFVLTLDPVTGVTSGHPMEEVVAMPVLAGPWQT, encoded by the exons ATGGAAGgcgcagcggaggaggaagggcGCGCTCGCTGCGCGACGGAGGAGCCGCGGCGGGATTGGGCTGCGGCTGGGAGGAGCCACGATGGAGGAGCCGTGGCGGGGAGGAACCGCTGCAGGGAGAGGAATggcagcggcggcgacggtgaaGAGGAGCTGCCGCAGGGGAGTGCCCGTGCGCAGCGGGGGAGGAGCTGCCGCAGGGGAGTGCCTGTGCGCAGCGGGGGAGGAGCTGCAGGGAGAggaatggcggcggcggcgacggtgaaGAGGAGCTGCCGCGGGATCCACGCTGGAGGAGCCTCGCCTCCGTCGATTCCCTTCCTCCGCGTCCATTCTACGGCGACGTTCGTCCTCACCTTGGATCCCGTCACCGGCGTCACGTCTGGCCACCCCATGGAGGAGGTCGTGGCCATGCCCGTTCTTGCCG GACCATGGCAAACTTAG